One stretch of Brevibacillus laterosporus DNA includes these proteins:
- a CDS encoding L-threonine 3-dehydrogenase, with protein MKRIMVTGALGQIGSELVTKLRSVYGTESVIATDIRHGEGQEGPFEILDVTDAKAMHDIAAKYKVDTMMHLAALLSATAEAKPLLAWNLNMGGLVNALEVARELNCQFFTPSSIGAFGPTTPKDNTPQDTIQRPVTMYGVNKVSGELLCDYYYQKFGVDTRGVRFPGLISYVTPPGGGTTDYAVEIYYEAIKNGRYTSYIKKGTYMDMMYMPDALAAIINLMEADASKLQHRNAFNVTAMSFEPEQIAQEIKKHIPTFEMDYQVDPIRQGIADSWPNSIDATAATAEWGFKAEFDLEKMTTDMLAKLRDKLQVVVGS; from the coding sequence ATGAAAAGAATAATGGTAACAGGAGCGCTTGGACAAATTGGCTCTGAGTTGGTCACAAAGTTACGTAGTGTATATGGAACAGAGTCTGTTATTGCCACTGATATTCGTCACGGTGAAGGGCAAGAGGGGCCATTTGAGATTTTAGATGTAACAGATGCGAAAGCCATGCATGATATTGCTGCAAAATATAAGGTGGATACGATGATGCATCTGGCAGCTCTGTTATCTGCGACAGCGGAAGCAAAGCCATTGCTCGCTTGGAATTTAAATATGGGCGGACTGGTGAATGCACTAGAAGTAGCTAGAGAGCTGAATTGCCAATTCTTTACGCCAAGTTCAATCGGTGCATTTGGACCAACAACACCAAAAGATAATACACCACAGGACACAATCCAGCGTCCTGTTACCATGTATGGGGTGAACAAGGTTTCTGGAGAGTTGTTGTGCGATTATTACTACCAAAAGTTCGGAGTAGATACGCGCGGTGTACGTTTCCCAGGGTTGATTTCCTACGTAACGCCTCCAGGTGGCGGAACAACTGACTATGCTGTGGAAATATATTATGAGGCGATTAAAAACGGTCGTTATACCTCATACATTAAAAAAGGTACCTATATGGATATGATGTATATGCCAGACGCACTAGCTGCAATCATTAATCTAATGGAAGCAGATGCGTCCAAATTACAGCATCGTAACGCCTTTAATGTTACAGCGATGAGCTTTGAGCCAGAGCAGATCGCACAGGAAATTAAAAAGCACATCCCGACATTCGAGATGGATTATCAAGTAGATCCAATCAGACAAGGGATTGCAGACAGTTGGCCAAATTCAATTGACGCTACGGCTGCTACAGCAGAGTGGGGTTTTAAGGCGGAATTTGATTTGGAAAAAATGACAACAGATATGCTTGCCAAGCTTAGAGATAAATTGCAGGTAGTAGTTGGTAGCTAG
- a CDS encoding chitin-binding protein encodes MVIKVCVAVGMMVLMVAGTMFFAESASAHGYIESPTSRAYMCKQGKNINCGPIQYEPQSVEGVGSFPQSGPPDGQITGAGHYPDLYTQTADRWKKVTMQGGTNTFKWKLAALHSTKEWKYYITKKGWNPNKPLARSDLDLAPFCYFNDDGKRPATTVSHSCNVPTDRSGYHLILAVWEIADTTNAFYQVIDVNLVNSATTEQSSIDMSKAIVEQQATHVGMVSPIFSTVKQIEQGSIFSRAQWFAGDLCVLC; translated from the coding sequence ATGGTTATAAAGGTATGTGTTGCTGTTGGGATGATGGTTTTGATGGTAGCAGGAACAATGTTTTTTGCTGAGAGTGCATCGGCTCACGGCTATATTGAATCTCCTACAAGCCGAGCATACATGTGTAAACAAGGTAAAAACATTAATTGTGGTCCTATCCAGTATGAGCCTCAGAGCGTAGAAGGTGTGGGCTCCTTTCCACAATCTGGACCACCGGATGGACAGATCACAGGGGCAGGCCACTATCCAGATCTGTATACACAAACCGCTGATCGTTGGAAAAAAGTAACGATGCAGGGTGGAACAAATACGTTTAAGTGGAAATTGGCAGCACTGCATAGCACGAAAGAGTGGAAGTATTACATTACCAAAAAAGGCTGGAATCCAAATAAACCACTTGCTCGCTCTGACTTAGACCTAGCTCCATTTTGCTACTTTAACGATGATGGGAAAAGACCTGCCACTACAGTGAGCCATTCATGCAATGTGCCAACTGATCGTAGTGGTTATCATCTCATTCTGGCCGTGTGGGAGATTGCGGATACCACTAATGCTTTCTATCAAGTGATAGACGTTAATCTAGTCAATAGTGCTACTACTGAACAATCCTCTATTGATATGAGCAAGGCTATTGTAGAACAACAAGCTACTCATGTGGGAATGGTGAGTCCTATCTTTTCTACGGTAAAACAAATTGAACAAGGAAGCATTTTTTCGCGCGCCCAGTGGTTTGCTGGTGATCTGTGTGTACTATGCTGA
- a CDS encoding chitin-binding protein, whose product MALQWNKFLGKSSVAFGITLAAMAGTMVFASSASAHGYIESPTSRALLCKQGQNSGCGQVQYEPQSVEGVGNFPQSGPKDGQITGGGKYTELFAQTDSRWQKVAMQGGKNTFTWNLTAPHSTGDWKYYITKKDWNPNKPVGRDDLELIGKFNDGGKVPPKSVSHVINVPTDRNGYHIILGVWEIADTGNAFYQAIDVNLKNDGNPTEPEVQLPTIPSNLTSPAQTTTSIELRWSASTASEGIKEYEVYRNSHLVGTSSQAYYEDKELTIDTAYTYTVRSVDFAGNKSDMSKQITVKTSKEDEKVELPTVPDNLVSPAKTKSTVDLSWSASTATHGIHAYEVYRDGRLVGTTRETSYTDKDLKANTAYSYTVVAVDHTGNKSAFSKAVTVRTEKDEDENNNGTWNKDNVYNNGDRVMYDGVEYEAQWWTRGERPDNADVWKQVGDVVQKWNSDKAYQGGVQVSYEGNTYQAKWWTKGEEPSTSSVWTLVR is encoded by the coding sequence ATGGCATTGCAATGGAATAAATTTTTGGGAAAAAGCTCTGTAGCTTTTGGAATAACTCTAGCGGCTATGGCTGGAACGATGGTATTTGCAAGTAGTGCATCTGCACACGGATACATTGAATCACCAACAAGTAGAGCTTTATTGTGCAAGCAAGGACAAAACAGTGGCTGCGGTCAAGTTCAATATGAACCACAAAGTGTAGAAGGGGTAGGTAATTTCCCACAATCTGGCCCTAAAGATGGGCAGATTACAGGGGGAGGCAAATATACTGAACTCTTTGCACAAACAGATAGTAGATGGCAAAAAGTAGCCATGCAGGGTGGGAAAAATACTTTTACATGGAACTTGACTGCTCCTCACTCTACCGGTGACTGGAAATATTACATAACCAAAAAAGATTGGAATCCAAATAAACCAGTAGGTCGCGATGATCTTGAGCTTATTGGCAAGTTTAACGATGGTGGAAAGGTTCCGCCTAAATCTGTTTCCCATGTCATTAACGTACCAACGGATCGTAACGGCTACCATATTATTCTAGGTGTTTGGGAAATTGCTGACACAGGGAATGCTTTTTATCAAGCAATTGACGTAAATTTGAAGAACGATGGTAATCCAACAGAACCAGAAGTACAATTGCCAACGATTCCTAGCAATTTGACCTCTCCAGCTCAGACAACAACAAGTATTGAACTGCGTTGGTCAGCTTCCACAGCTTCTGAAGGTATCAAAGAATATGAAGTATATCGCAATAGTCATCTAGTAGGTACATCAAGCCAAGCTTATTATGAAGACAAAGAATTGACTATTGATACAGCTTACACGTATACCGTTCGTTCCGTTGATTTTGCTGGCAACAAATCTGATATGTCTAAGCAAATAACAGTAAAAACAAGTAAAGAAGACGAAAAGGTAGAATTACCAACGGTACCAGACAATTTGGTTTCCCCAGCAAAAACGAAATCTACAGTTGATTTAAGTTGGTCAGCTTCCACAGCTACCCATGGTATTCACGCATATGAAGTGTATCGTGATGGTCGACTTGTAGGTACGACTAGAGAAACATCCTACACAGATAAGGATTTAAAAGCAAACACAGCATACTCTTATACGGTGGTAGCTGTCGATCATACAGGTAATAAATCTGCTTTCTCCAAAGCAGTAACTGTTCGTACAGAAAAAGATGAGGATGAGAACAACAACGGAACTTGGAACAAAGACAACGTTTATAATAATGGCGATCGTGTCATGTATGACGGAGTAGAGTACGAAGCACAGTGGTGGACTCGTGGTGAACGTCCTGACAATGCGGATGTATGGAAGCAAGTTGGCGATGTCGTACAAAAATGGAACAGCGACAAAGCATACCAGGGTGGGGTACAAGTATCCTACGAAGGTAATACTTATCAAGCGAAATGGTGGACAAAAGGCGAAGAGCCAAGCACATCCTCTGTGTGGACACTCGTACGATAA
- a CDS encoding transposase: MPKVQYGAPEKFAILQEVESGQWGLMATVKKYGINKSTLAKWRGRYEVYGYEGLEVRTHNRSYSAELKLQAVRDYLYGGLSQYQTIDKYKIASRTQLSNWVKKYNGHSSLKTYTGGVKAMTKGRSTTWQERIDIVLYCLTHHHDYQKTAEQYQVSYQQVYQWVKKYENDGQDALQDGRGRKKALEELTEADRQKFAMKKLEYENERLRAENAFLKKLQEIERWRR, encoded by the coding sequence ATGCCTAAAGTACAATATGGTGCGCCAGAGAAATTCGCCATCCTACAAGAAGTTGAAAGTGGCCAGTGGGGTCTTATGGCTACAGTTAAAAAATACGGGATTAACAAATCAACCTTAGCGAAATGGCGAGGTCGTTATGAAGTGTATGGATACGAAGGGTTAGAGGTTCGAACCCACAATAGAAGTTATTCTGCGGAACTAAAGCTTCAAGCGGTGAGGGATTATCTCTATGGGGGATTGTCACAATATCAGACCATCGATAAGTACAAGATAGCCAGCCGAACACAACTCTCCAACTGGGTAAAGAAGTATAATGGTCATAGCAGCTTAAAAACCTATACAGGGGGAGTGAAAGCTATGACGAAAGGTCGATCTACAACTTGGCAGGAGAGGATTGATATTGTTCTTTATTGTCTTACCCATCATCATGACTATCAAAAGACAGCGGAGCAGTACCAGGTCTCCTACCAACAAGTGTACCAATGGGTAAAGAAGTATGAAAATGACGGTCAGGATGCTTTACAGGATGGGCGGGGAAGAAAAAAAGCGCTTGAGGAGTTAACCGAAGCGGATCGCCAAAAGTTCGCAATGAAAAAGCTGGAGTATGAAAATGAGCGGCTTCGAGCAGAGAATGCTTTCTTAAAAAAGTTACAGGAAATCGAAAGGTGGCGACGTTAA